In Sphingomonas panacisoli, one genomic interval encodes:
- a CDS encoding histidine kinase famiy protein → MADDEHEAIESEGNGQILGIPAGNALSNDGSDPTGGTAKRHWRESVITKPGLDDRGDVFFAAIEMTRMPMILTDPNLDDNPIVFANKAFLDLTGYEEAEIIGRNCRFLQGAQTDREQVTELRDAVARRDSIALEILNYKRDGSPFWNAVFIGPVYDTQGTLLYFFASQLDVTRRRESEQAFQQSQKMEAIGQLTAGLAHDFNNLLQVVTGSLELLANHVDGDRPKTYLDRARSAAGRGAKLTGQLLAFARKTRLDPRVIDVSGCIAGFADMLESSLGRGVELHLSLRRGLPGASLDVEQLEMAILNVALNARDAMPNGGLLTISTRKITLNGDAAARQLLPGEYVVVEVRDEGSGMPPHVLARSVEPFFTTKPTGKGTGLGLAMASGFVQQSRGRLEIESEVDKGTVIRMMFPASVGIKPEVSASNNVAPTIATAVGNQNHILLVEDSSDVLALARENLADAGYRVTTAENGELGLAAFERALPDDPVDLLFTDLVMPGSMNGIMLAEEVTKRDPTVAVLMTTGYNEELVVDEPARAGRDVLGKPYRRVDLLDRVAQALANRGASPIRRNASEFGAAEE, encoded by the coding sequence GTGGCAGACGACGAACACGAAGCGATCGAAAGCGAAGGCAACGGTCAGATACTCGGCATTCCCGCAGGAAACGCGCTTTCGAATGATGGCAGTGACCCGACTGGCGGAACCGCCAAACGACATTGGCGCGAAAGCGTGATCACAAAGCCAGGACTGGACGATCGTGGCGATGTTTTTTTCGCCGCGATCGAAATGACGCGCATGCCGATGATTCTCACAGATCCCAACTTGGACGACAATCCAATCGTTTTCGCAAATAAGGCGTTTCTCGATCTTACCGGTTATGAGGAGGCCGAGATCATAGGCCGCAACTGCCGTTTTCTGCAGGGAGCCCAGACGGACCGAGAGCAAGTGACGGAGCTGCGCGACGCTGTGGCGCGCCGAGACTCGATTGCGCTCGAAATCCTTAACTATAAGCGCGACGGCTCGCCCTTTTGGAACGCGGTGTTCATCGGCCCCGTCTATGACACGCAAGGCACGTTGCTATATTTTTTCGCCAGCCAACTCGATGTGACGCGGCGCCGCGAAAGCGAGCAGGCGTTCCAGCAATCGCAGAAGATGGAAGCGATCGGGCAGCTGACCGCTGGTCTCGCGCACGACTTCAACAACCTGCTTCAAGTCGTCACAGGGAGCCTGGAGCTCCTGGCTAACCATGTCGATGGAGACCGGCCAAAAACGTACCTCGACCGCGCGCGAAGTGCCGCAGGACGCGGCGCAAAGCTGACGGGGCAGTTGCTCGCGTTCGCTCGCAAAACGCGCCTTGATCCTCGCGTCATCGATGTCAGCGGCTGCATCGCCGGATTCGCGGACATGTTGGAAAGCTCGTTGGGGCGCGGTGTTGAGCTCCACCTCAGTCTGCGTCGTGGTCTGCCGGGCGCATCGCTCGACGTCGAGCAACTTGAGATGGCGATCCTAAATGTCGCGTTGAACGCCCGTGATGCCATGCCGAACGGCGGCTTGCTTACCATTTCGACACGCAAGATTACACTGAATGGCGATGCAGCCGCTCGTCAGCTTTTGCCAGGCGAATATGTCGTGGTCGAAGTGCGTGACGAGGGTAGCGGCATGCCTCCACACGTGCTGGCGCGGTCTGTCGAGCCGTTCTTCACGACCAAGCCTACTGGTAAGGGAACCGGCCTGGGGCTCGCCATGGCAAGCGGTTTCGTGCAACAATCCCGTGGTCGCCTCGAAATTGAAAGTGAAGTCGACAAGGGTACAGTCATCCGCATGATGTTTCCGGCATCCGTCGGGATAAAGCCGGAAGTGTCTGCCTCTAACAACGTCGCGCCGACCATCGCTACCGCGGTCGGAAATCAAAATCACATTCTCCTAGTCGAAGATAGTTCGGACGTCCTCGCGCTCGCTCGCGAGAACCTGGCTGACGCGGGCTATCGCGTCACGACCGCGGAAAACGGCGAACTTGGCTTGGCCGCATTCGAGCGCGCGCTTCCAGACGATCCAGTCGATCTGTTGTTCACTGACCTGGTAATGCCGGGTAGCATGAACGGCATCATGCTGGCGGAAGAAGTGACGAAGCGCGATCCCACCGTCGCGGTCCTCATGACGACCGGATACAATGAGGAGCTAGTTGTCGACGAGCCGGCCCGAGCAGGACGCGATGTTCTCGGTAAGCCCTACCGCCGCGTCGATTTGCTGGACCGAGTGGCTCAAGCGTTGGCGAACCGTGGGGCTTCGCCAATCAGGCGCAACGCTTCCGAATTTGGCGCGGCAGAGGAATGA
- a CDS encoding plasmid stabilization protein — protein sequence MPRGDKSSYTDKQKRKAEHIEEGYEDRGVGKREAERRAWATVNKESGGGKKSGSGRGKAENHESSRKGGRKGGSSQSAEKRSAAAKKGWETRRKNGNG from the coding sequence ATGCCCCGTGGCGACAAATCCAGCTACACGGACAAGCAGAAGCGTAAGGCCGAGCATATTGAAGAAGGCTATGAGGATCGGGGCGTTGGAAAAAGAGAAGCGGAGCGCCGCGCATGGGCGACGGTGAACAAGGAGTCCGGTGGGGGCAAGAAGTCCGGTTCGGGACGCGGCAAGGCGGAAAATCACGAAAGCTCACGAAAAGGCGGGCGCAAGGGTGGGTCATCGCAGAGCGCCGAAAAACGATCTGCCGCCGCGAAAAAAGGATGGGAGACCAGACGCAAAAACGGGAACGGGTGA
- a CDS encoding BLUF domain-containing protein, with protein MIRLLYISTARERHSPAILEDILRMSRRNNTAANVTGLLIAGGNRFLQVLEGPEQSVQSTYDRICQDVRHRAPVVLKREPIKERAFGSWSMGFQAGGPTLPPTAGISDQLAALMEPIEDPTLRAYFEGFVRQHAA; from the coding sequence ATGATAAGATTGCTCTACATCAGCACGGCGCGCGAGCGGCACTCACCAGCGATTTTGGAGGACATCCTGAGAATGTCGCGACGCAATAATACCGCCGCGAATGTCACAGGTCTGTTGATTGCTGGTGGCAACCGCTTTCTTCAGGTGCTCGAAGGTCCCGAGCAAAGCGTGCAGAGTACCTACGACCGCATTTGCCAAGACGTGCGTCACCGAGCGCCGGTCGTTCTCAAGCGGGAGCCGATCAAGGAACGGGCGTTCGGATCGTGGTCGATGGGATTTCAGGCGGGAGGGCCCACCCTGCCGCCAACAGCGGGCATCAGCGACCAGTTAGCAGCCCTGATGGAGCCGATCGAGGATCCCACCCTGCGAGCATATTTCGAGGGATTTGTGCGGCAGCATGCTGCTTGA